Proteins encoded in a region of the Armatimonadota bacterium genome:
- a CDS encoding rhomboid family intramembrane serine protease gives MVTILLILANVVVYAFTTSDGLDVRPEVVDQWGLKGSNFGPLHIFTSMFLHGGLFHLLGNMWFLYIFGFSVEGRMKAWFFLPMYLASGVAGDVLHHGLLGSSNPNIPSIGASGAIMGVMGAGLYMFPHAKITIFYRFFVWGTTDWSLWVVGLYFLGIDALFAFLGAADGVGHFAHLGGAAGGFLIAMILRMKRDSTEASDAKAMLSDTKDLSVLAPYEFSAIAKNDQDNTLLALHWVQRGFRSHGGPSRESLDYFNRLLPRIAQEQDPLVVGSTLLMLAIDPGKIPIPYLLRTAMQCEQAGDKRLALNLYEAALRDPAIAEGDRESAMFRSAIMVEHAFGDRQRAAEVYRQFLARYPMSAMADQAKTRIQNLTGQS, from the coding sequence GTGGTTACGATTCTCCTGATCCTGGCGAATGTCGTGGTCTATGCGTTTACCACCAGCGACGGCCTGGATGTCCGGCCCGAAGTCGTCGACCAGTGGGGGCTCAAAGGTTCGAACTTCGGACCCCTCCACATCTTCACCAGCATGTTCCTGCATGGGGGCCTTTTCCACCTTCTGGGCAACATGTGGTTCCTGTACATCTTCGGCTTCTCGGTCGAGGGCCGGATGAAGGCGTGGTTCTTCCTGCCGATGTACCTGGCCTCCGGCGTGGCGGGGGACGTCCTGCACCATGGCCTCTTGGGCAGTTCTAACCCGAACATCCCCTCTATCGGAGCTTCTGGCGCGATTATGGGAGTGATGGGCGCGGGGCTCTACATGTTCCCCCACGCCAAGATTACGATCTTCTATCGCTTCTTCGTTTGGGGAACGACGGACTGGTCTCTGTGGGTGGTGGGTCTCTACTTTTTGGGGATCGACGCGCTCTTCGCGTTCTTGGGGGCTGCCGATGGCGTCGGGCATTTTGCGCACCTGGGAGGCGCCGCAGGTGGATTTCTGATCGCCATGATCCTGCGAATGAAGCGCGACTCGACCGAGGCCAGCGATGCGAAAGCGATGCTCTCAGACACCAAGGACCTGAGCGTGCTGGCACCCTACGAGTTCTCCGCGATCGCGAAGAACGATCAAGACAACACCCTCCTTGCGCTTCATTGGGTCCAACGCGGGTTCAGGAGCCACGGCGGTCCATCGAGGGAGTCTCTGGACTACTTCAATCGCCTGCTTCCCAGAATTGCTCAGGAACAGGACCCGCTCGTCGTCGGCTCGACCCTGCTGATGCTCGCCATCGATCCCGGGAAGATCCCCATTCCTTACCTGCTGAGGACCGCGATGCAGTGCGAGCAAGCCGGCGACAAGCGGTTGGCGCTCAACTTATATGAGGCTGCCCTGCGCGATCCCGCGATCGCCGAGGGCGACCGAGAATCCGCGATGTTTCGGTCGGCGATCATGGTGGAGCACGCGTTCGGAGACCGCCAGCGCGCGGCAGAGGTGTATCGACAGTTTTTGGCGCGCTATCCGATGAGCGCTATGGCCGATCAGGCGAAGACGCGCATTCAGAACTTGACTGGACAGAGTTGA
- a CDS encoding DUF1501 domain-containing protein — MNRNDRLNQLTRRTFFKEVGYGVGGLALSSMLAQQGLAATFQGNRKDPLAPKKPHFAPKAKSVIFLFMAGAPSQIDLLDPKPFLQKHNGEACPEEFMKGDRFAFIKGVPKLLGSPHSFTQAGQSGVEISNLLPHLKTVADDIAIVRSVKTDQFNHAPAQLFINTGFQLPGRPSLGSWLTYGLGTENADLPGFVVLISGENNPDGGKACWSSGFIPTAYQGIEFRSKGEPVLFVKDPEDVTRPMRRDMLDALRDLNEIKLKQTLDPEIETRIAQYELAYRMQSSVPDLMDVSKETKETHELYGTEQGKTSFGNNCLLARRLVERGVRFVQLYHRGWDHHGNGEGNDLKHGLPELCRQTDQGAAALVKDLKQRGLLDETLVVWIGEFGRTPMNEGRGGSPYPGRDHHPHAFSCWLAGGGIKPGITYGKTDELGYQIVENPVHIHDLNATILHLMGMDHTKLTYKFQGRNFRLTDVYGEVVKGLLV; from the coding sequence ATGAACCGAAACGACCGATTGAACCAACTGACGCGGCGCACCTTCTTCAAGGAGGTCGGCTACGGAGTGGGCGGGCTGGCGCTCTCCTCGATGCTGGCCCAGCAGGGTTTGGCGGCGACCTTTCAGGGGAACCGCAAGGACCCCCTAGCGCCCAAGAAGCCGCACTTCGCGCCGAAGGCCAAGAGCGTGATCTTCCTCTTCATGGCGGGAGCCCCGAGCCAGATCGACCTCCTCGACCCCAAACCGTTCCTCCAGAAACACAATGGCGAGGCCTGCCCCGAGGAGTTTATGAAGGGCGATCGCTTTGCCTTCATCAAAGGGGTCCCGAAGCTGCTCGGGTCGCCCCATTCCTTCACGCAAGCGGGTCAGAGCGGCGTCGAGATCTCCAATCTGCTGCCCCACCTCAAAACCGTTGCCGACGACATCGCGATCGTGAGGTCGGTGAAGACGGATCAATTCAACCATGCTCCTGCCCAACTCTTCATCAATACGGGCTTCCAGTTACCCGGCCGGCCGAGCCTTGGCTCCTGGCTGACCTACGGGTTGGGCACCGAAAACGCCGACCTGCCTGGGTTCGTGGTGCTGATTTCTGGCGAGAACAACCCGGACGGCGGCAAGGCGTGCTGGAGCAGTGGGTTCATCCCCACGGCTTACCAAGGAATCGAGTTCCGGTCGAAAGGCGAGCCGGTGCTCTTTGTGAAGGACCCCGAAGACGTCACGCGCCCGATGCGGCGCGACATGCTCGACGCTCTCAGGGACCTCAACGAGATCAAGCTCAAGCAGACCCTAGACCCCGAGATCGAGACGCGCATCGCCCAGTATGAACTGGCTTACCGGATGCAGTCGAGCGTTCCGGACCTCATGGATGTGTCCAAGGAAACCAAGGAGACCCATGAACTCTACGGTACAGAGCAGGGCAAGACAAGCTTCGGCAACAACTGCCTGCTCGCGCGGCGGCTCGTGGAGCGCGGCGTGCGTTTTGTGCAGCTTTATCACCGCGGGTGGGACCATCACGGCAACGGGGAAGGCAACGACCTGAAGCACGGCCTTCCCGAGCTTTGCCGCCAGACTGACCAGGGCGCTGCAGCGCTGGTGAAGGACCTGAAGCAGCGGGGGCTGCTCGACGAGACGCTGGTCGTGTGGATCGGGGAGTTCGGTCGGACCCCTATGAACGAGGGGCGCGGCGGCTCACCCTATCCCGGCCGCGACCACCATCCCCATGCCTTTTCCTGCTGGCTCGCAGGCGGCGGCATCAAGCCGGGCATCACCTATGGCAAGACGGATGAATTGGGCTATCAGATCGTTGAGAACCCTGTCCATATCCACGACCTGAATGCGACGATCCTGCACCTTATGGGCATGGACCACACCAAGCTGACCTACAAGTTCCAGGGCAGGAACTTCCGCCTGACGGACGTGTATGGCGAGGTTGTGAAGGGTCTCTTGGTGTGA
- a CDS encoding aminopeptidase P family protein: protein MPGLISEKLDQAAALIAQSDLDVWLTFVRETFGGSDPVLPFLIQGGLTWQSALLVSQSGKKVAIVGNYDADAIVASGNWDEVVPYVQGLRDTLIAKLEELVPAGGKPRIGVNFCSDDVKADGLSHGMFLLLESYLKGTRFEGCLVSASNLVTTLRGVKTSTEIERMKGAIKETELLFDWVDKHARLDMSERDLYDGIQSLIESLGLGYAWDKVGDPIVNFGPDSMGGHGIPSDTIFLAPGQILHIDLGVTKNGYSSDIQSCWYVPHPGETEPPADAQRAFDAVIGAISAGAAVLKPGVQGWEVDAAARSYLVAQGFPEYLHALGHQVGRVAHDGGAILGPKWERYGRTPTIPIKEGEVYTLELGVFVEGRGYLGIEEMAQVTATGVEWLTSRQMDLPVLKL, encoded by the coding sequence ATGCCTGGACTCATCTCGGAGAAGCTTGACCAAGCCGCCGCCCTCATCGCCCAGTCGGACCTCGATGTCTGGCTCACCTTCGTCCGCGAGACCTTTGGCGGCAGCGACCCTGTGCTCCCGTTCCTGATCCAGGGCGGCCTCACCTGGCAGTCGGCGCTCCTGGTTTCCCAGTCCGGCAAGAAGGTCGCCATCGTCGGCAATTACGACGCCGATGCCATCGTCGCTTCGGGCAATTGGGACGAGGTTGTGCCCTATGTCCAGGGCCTCCGCGACACGCTGATCGCCAAGCTGGAAGAGCTGGTGCCGGCAGGAGGTAAGCCCAGAATCGGCGTCAACTTCTGCTCCGACGACGTGAAGGCCGATGGCCTTTCGCACGGCATGTTTCTGCTCCTTGAGAGCTACCTAAAAGGCACACGCTTCGAGGGATGTCTCGTCAGCGCATCGAACCTGGTAACCACGCTGCGCGGAGTCAAAACCTCCACCGAAATCGAGCGCATGAAGGGAGCTATCAAGGAGACCGAATTGCTCTTCGACTGGGTGGACAAGCACGCCCGGCTCGACATGTCGGAGCGCGACCTCTACGATGGGATCCAATCGCTCATCGAGAGCCTTGGCCTCGGCTACGCCTGGGACAAGGTGGGCGATCCGATCGTCAATTTCGGACCCGATTCCATGGGCGGCCACGGCATCCCCAGCGACACGATTTTCCTTGCGCCTGGCCAGATCCTGCACATCGATCTCGGCGTCACCAAGAACGGCTACAGCTCAGATATCCAGAGCTGCTGGTATGTGCCGCATCCAGGGGAGACCGAGCCGCCCGCGGACGCCCAACGGGCGTTCGACGCCGTGATCGGCGCGATCTCTGCCGGGGCGGCCGTGCTAAAGCCGGGGGTTCAGGGTTGGGAGGTCGACGCGGCGGCGCGATCCTATCTGGTGGCGCAGGGCTTTCCGGAGTACTTGCACGCGCTGGGGCACCAGGTTGGGCGCGTCGCGCACGATGGCGGAGCGATCTTGGGGCCCAAGTGGGAGCGCTATGGCCGAACGCCGACGATCCCGATCAAAGAGGGCGAGGTCTATACGCTGGAGCTAGGGGTGTTCGTCGAAGGGCGCGGATACCTGGGAATCGAGGAGATGGCCCAAGTTACGGCAACGGGCGTGGAATGGCTCACCAGCCGCCAGATGGACTTGCCTGTGCTGAAGCTATAG
- a CDS encoding glycosyltransferase — translation MPKVSVLLTCYNHLAYLPACLEGVLAQTFQDFEIIILDDGSSDGTREWLKERVKGWKGGGVEGLVPRGADSQSAGLGHSDEGTEGQGNSPDRPSPIAHRDPAAGDPSPGSLSLTDLSPSGRGDAEDRPSPIAHRGTSPFAPRPSPIKLIFNETNLGTYGTLNRGLKEATGEYIAVLNDDDLWAPEKLERQLALFEAHPEVGLVHTDGWFIDGKGERMEGSPLGFSFPRTQTGDVLLALLYANKIIASAALVRRECFEKLGGFNEAYFGSGDWEMWLRVAEQWQVGYVDEPLTFYRVHGANASHKLERIWKDDEMLREWIRTRYPLLEARGYPSAELVAAKAHNEACLGTVKTLNGDPAGGRAAFARSIKLAPGRWKSYLRWAATFLPRGAFRKLN, via the coding sequence ATGCCCAAGGTCTCTGTCCTGCTGACCTGTTACAACCATCTCGCCTATCTGCCGGCGTGTTTGGAGGGCGTGCTCGCGCAGACCTTCCAGGACTTCGAGATCATCATTCTCGACGACGGCTCGTCCGACGGCACGCGAGAGTGGCTGAAGGAGAGGGTGAAGGGATGGAAGGGTGGAGGTGTGGAGGGGCTAGTACCACGTGGGGCAGACTCTCAGTCTGCCGGATTGGGACACAGCGACGAAGGGACGGAGGGACAAGGGAATTCTCCCGATCGCCCATCGCCCATCGCGCATCGCGACCCCGCGGCAGGCGACCCCTCACCCGGTTCGCTATCGCTCACCGACCTCTCCCCGTCGGGGCGAGGTGATGCTGAAGATCGCCCATCACCCATCGCCCATCGCGGAACATCGCCCTTCGCCCCTCGCCCCTCGCCCATCAAGCTCATCTTCAACGAGACCAACCTGGGCACCTATGGCACGCTCAACCGGGGTCTCAAAGAAGCAACCGGCGAGTACATCGCGGTCCTTAACGACGACGACCTTTGGGCGCCGGAGAAGCTGGAGCGGCAACTAGCTCTCTTTGAAGCGCACCCCGAGGTCGGGCTCGTGCATACCGACGGTTGGTTCATCGACGGAAAGGGCGAGCGCATGGAGGGGTCGCCGCTCGGGTTTTCGTTTCCGAGAACGCAGACCGGCGACGTGCTGTTGGCGCTGCTCTATGCGAACAAGATCATCGCCAGCGCGGCCCTGGTGCGGCGCGAATGCTTCGAGAAGCTGGGAGGCTTCAATGAGGCCTATTTCGGCTCGGGGGATTGGGAGATGTGGCTGCGCGTGGCCGAACAGTGGCAGGTGGGCTATGTGGACGAGCCGCTGACCTTCTACCGGGTGCATGGCGCGAACGCCAGCCACAAGCTGGAGCGCATCTGGAAGGATGACGAGATGCTGCGCGAGTGGATCCGAACGCGGTACCCGCTGCTGGAGGCGAGGGGGTATCCAAGCGCCGAACTCGTGGCGGCGAAGGCGCACAACGAGGCGTGTCTGGGCACGGTCAAGACGCTGAACGGCGACCCGGCCGGGGGGCGTGCGGCGTTTGCGCGCTCGATCAAGCTGGCGCCGGGCCGTTGGAAGAGCTATCTGCGTTGGGCGGCGACGTTCCTCCCGCGCGGCGCGTTTCGGAAGCTGAACTAG
- a CDS encoding DUF554 domain-containing protein yields MPRMVVGRGTWLNTGTVLVGALIGLAAGASVPVAYKDLAQAALGLVTVGLGLKLFLQARSILIIAAALFAGGCLGMALGFQSGLEAFAGWAKQTFGAQGSSTFAEAIVSTSIIFCVGPMTLLGCIKDAIEDDLELLAIKSTMDGFVAIFYAATMGPGVLVTAGVVFVVQGAITLAASPLKRFADDKEMIDEATGTGGIMLAAIGLRLLEIKAYPVANFIPALFLAPLFVSLARKIAQRNRGGVSSREAP; encoded by the coding sequence ATGCCCAGGATGGTCGTTGGCAGGGGGACGTGGCTCAACACGGGCACGGTGCTCGTCGGCGCGCTGATCGGTCTAGCCGCGGGCGCCAGCGTGCCGGTCGCCTACAAGGACCTCGCCCAGGCCGCGCTGGGGCTCGTGACCGTCGGCCTCGGGCTCAAGCTGTTTCTCCAGGCGCGCAGCATCCTCATCATCGCGGCGGCCCTCTTTGCCGGGGGGTGCCTCGGCATGGCGCTTGGGTTCCAGAGCGGGCTCGAGGCGTTTGCCGGATGGGCCAAGCAGACCTTCGGCGCGCAGGGCTCCTCCACCTTCGCGGAGGCGATCGTGAGCACCAGCATCATCTTCTGCGTCGGCCCCATGACGCTGCTCGGCTGCATCAAGGACGCTATCGAAGACGACCTGGAACTCCTGGCGATCAAGAGCACGATGGACGGCTTTGTGGCGATCTTCTACGCCGCCACGATGGGGCCCGGCGTGCTCGTCACGGCGGGGGTCGTGTTTGTGGTCCAGGGCGCGATCACGCTGGCGGCCTCGCCGCTGAAGCGTTTCGCCGACGACAAAGAGATGATCGACGAGGCCACCGGGACCGGAGGCATCATGCTGGCGGCGATCGGGCTGCGGCTCCTGGAGATCAAAGCGTATCCCGTGGCGAACTTCATTCCCGCGCTCTTCCTGGCTCCGCTGTTTGTTTCTCTCGCCCGAAAGATTGCACAAAGGAACCGGGGCGGCGTATCCTCGCGGGAAGCGCCATGA
- a CDS encoding DPP IV N-terminal domain-containing protein: MPRFDRYEKMRREITGSVVRGAVQVRWEDEGKSFVYTWKGKQYRYDLAAKKATEISGGADPEPAKPKAAPQQPARGRQFSTERSPDGKWTANYKDRNVWLKPSGGGDEIQVTTDGSVEKRIKNGIASWVYGEELGVRNAMWFSKDSSMLAYYRFDESKVPDFYLTMEVGKVQDSLDVEAYPKAGAPNPEVQLFVYDLASKKSVPVDCTFGPDGQDIAHYVYSVRWSEDGKELLFNRTNRKQNKMEICAADPKTGKCRVILREEQPQSWTDNSPRLQYLAPQEGKPQRFILVSERSGWDNIYMGDMSGASLKAITKNVGFEVQRIVRVDEKAGVIWYMARDGDTPYRFQLHRIGLDGKGDVRLTDPKFHHSVDIAPDGKSFVDIIETREMAPATRVCDASGKVLTVLAESDLTKFDALGLKPGETFKYKAMDGVTDCYGSLYKPSDFDPKKKYPMIVTVYGGPESGGGAETFATPSAWTEFGFLVASFDGRGTSGRGKAFKDAVYGKLGIVEIDDQAAGVIELAKRPYVDGNRVGITGTSYGGYSSCMAILRYPKVFQASVASSSVTAWYHYDSIYTERYMGLPWESENKAGYDEGSAMKYAANLTGYLLLYYGTADNNVHPNNTFQLIQALNQARRAYDAQVGVDAGHSGVNQDRMLEYFIEHLVLPYEPKAGKEVRGLRSQVRGAEGPMSRGADSQSALLAPPNRVKTGDSGLMAKLHKRWRERAGSS, translated from the coding sequence ATGCCACGTTTCGACCGCTATGAAAAGATGCGCCGGGAGATCACCGGCTCCGTTGTCCGGGGCGCCGTCCAGGTGCGATGGGAGGACGAAGGTAAGTCTTTCGTCTACACCTGGAAGGGAAAGCAGTATCGCTACGACCTCGCCGCAAAGAAGGCGACGGAGATTTCGGGCGGTGCGGACCCCGAACCCGCCAAGCCCAAAGCGGCGCCCCAGCAGCCGGCTCGAGGGCGGCAGTTCTCGACCGAGCGCTCGCCCGATGGCAAGTGGACGGCGAACTACAAGGACCGAAACGTCTGGCTGAAGCCCAGCGGGGGGGGCGACGAGATTCAGGTGACCACCGACGGCAGCGTGGAGAAGCGCATCAAGAACGGCATCGCCAGTTGGGTCTATGGCGAAGAGCTCGGCGTGAGAAACGCGATGTGGTTCAGCAAGGATTCGTCCATGCTTGCCTACTATCGCTTTGACGAATCGAAGGTGCCGGATTTCTATCTGACGATGGAGGTCGGCAAGGTTCAGGACTCGCTGGACGTCGAAGCGTATCCCAAGGCCGGCGCGCCCAACCCCGAAGTGCAGCTTTTCGTTTACGACCTGGCGAGCAAGAAGTCGGTCCCTGTGGATTGCACGTTCGGGCCCGATGGCCAGGACATCGCGCACTACGTTTACAGCGTGCGCTGGTCGGAGGACGGCAAGGAACTGCTCTTCAACCGCACCAACCGCAAGCAGAACAAGATGGAGATCTGCGCCGCGGACCCGAAGACAGGCAAGTGCAGGGTGATCCTGCGCGAGGAGCAGCCCCAGAGCTGGACCGACAACTCGCCGCGCCTGCAATACCTGGCGCCCCAGGAAGGCAAGCCCCAGCGCTTCATCCTCGTCAGCGAGCGCAGCGGCTGGGACAACATCTACATGGGCGACATGTCCGGCGCGTCGCTCAAGGCGATCACCAAGAACGTGGGCTTCGAGGTGCAACGCATCGTGCGCGTGGACGAGAAGGCCGGCGTGATCTGGTACATGGCTCGCGACGGCGACACGCCTTACCGGTTTCAGCTCCACCGCATCGGGTTAGACGGCAAGGGTGACGTTCGGCTGACCGATCCGAAGTTCCACCACTCCGTGGACATCGCGCCGGACGGCAAGAGCTTCGTGGACATCATCGAGACCCGCGAAATGGCCCCCGCGACGCGCGTCTGCGATGCAAGCGGCAAGGTGCTTACGGTCTTGGCGGAGAGCGACCTCACCAAGTTCGACGCGTTGGGCCTAAAGCCCGGCGAGACCTTCAAATACAAGGCGATGGACGGCGTGACGGACTGCTACGGCTCGCTCTACAAGCCGTCCGACTTCGACCCCAAGAAGAAGTATCCGATGATCGTGACGGTCTATGGCGGGCCGGAATCGGGTGGCGGGGCCGAGACGTTTGCCACACCATCGGCATGGACCGAGTTCGGCTTCCTGGTCGCCAGCTTCGATGGGCGCGGCACGAGCGGCCGGGGCAAGGCGTTCAAGGACGCCGTGTACGGCAAGCTGGGGATTGTCGAGATTGATGATCAGGCGGCGGGAGTGATTGAACTGGCGAAGCGGCCTTATGTGGACGGCAACCGCGTCGGCATCACCGGCACGAGCTATGGCGGCTACTCCTCTTGCATGGCGATCCTCAGGTATCCGAAGGTGTTCCAGGCGTCTGTGGCGAGTTCCAGTGTGACGGCTTGGTACCACTACGATTCGATCTACACCGAGCGCTACATGGGTTTGCCCTGGGAGAGCGAGAACAAGGCGGGCTACGACGAGGGTTCGGCGATGAAGTATGCGGCAAACCTGACCGGCTACCTTCTGCTCTATTACGGCACGGCCGACAACAACGTCCACCCGAACAACACCTTCCAGCTCATTCAGGCCCTAAACCAGGCGAGGCGCGCCTACGATGCCCAGGTTGGCGTCGACGCCGGGCACAGCGGCGTGAACCAGGATCGGATGCTGGAGTACTTCATCGAGCACCTGGTGCTGCCGTATGAGCCTAAGGCAGGGAAAGAGGTCCGAGGTCTGAGGTCCCAGGTCCGAGGGGCGGAGGGACCGATGAGCCGTGGGGCAGACTCTCAGTCTGCCTTGCTGGCGCCGCCCAACCGGGTGAAGACCGGTGATTCGGGCCTGATGGCCAAGCTTCACAAACGATGGCGGGAAAGAGCGGGGTCGTCTTGA